DNA sequence from the Scyliorhinus torazame isolate Kashiwa2021f chromosome 19, sScyTor2.1, whole genome shotgun sequence genome:
gattaaacagtttgggtttatactcatagattatcatagaatcatagaatttacagtgcagaaggaggccattcggcccatcgagtctgcaccggctcttggaaagagcaccctacccaaggtcaacgcctccaccctacccccataaccctgtaaccccacccaacactaagggcaattttggacactaagggcaatttagcatggccaatccacctaacctgcacatctttggactgtgggaggaaaccggagcacccggaggaaacccacgcacacacggggagaatgtgcagactccgcacagacagtgacccaagccggaatcgaacctgggaccctggagctgtgaagcaattgtgctatccacaatgctaccgtgctggagtttagaagaatgagagacggtATATGATCGAGGTATatgaaatactaaaagggattgataaagctaacttggaccaaatgttcccctttgtgGGGAATCTTGAACAAGAGGGCACGGATATAGGTTTAGatatagaactgagatgaggaggatctGCGTCtcacagagggtggcgaatctgtggaactctgccccacagtgcagtggaatcttaatcattgaatggtttcaaggagatagatataaTTCTGATAAAAGAAATCGATTAAAGGGTGAAGGGCAACAAGTGTGGAGGTGGAtttaagaccaggaagagatcagccataacAACTGAAACAGGGGATAACCTTTAAGCTTGGTTATTGACTTCGGTATATGAAGCCTTTTGTCTCAACTGCTGGAGGAAAACAAGTGTACTGTTGCTGACAAATTAAGTTACAGAATGGCAGAAGAATGGTGCAAAATTGCAAGCTTTGATTATCCACCAATTTTTTTCTGGCTCTGAACCATATCAGCAAAGGAAGGATGAAGTTGAAATGTGGACCCAGGTTACTTCCATAACAAGAAGCTTAAGTTGTGGCATGAGCACTATTGTTATCATCCAAAGTAAGACAAGGAGTAAGGTCTTCTCAGAGTGGaaagtggatagtctgggtcaagaAGAGGGATTGAAACTTTTCTTACAACTTTtggaaaagctttacaaaagtggtGAGTTATCAGAAGCATATGAAGCCTGGGCAATTATTGATAGGTTTAGAAAACCAGAGGATCATTCCATGGAAGAGTATATCATGGATTTTAATTCATGTTGCAAGAGACTGCATGCATGATTTTGTCAACACTTTGTGCTCGATGCCAATCTTGTTGTGCTGGGAGCATCGCAGGATTGGCTCAAATCGGGCTTTGCGCCAGGTGCAGAATAATGCATGAGTCGTCCAGCGGgatctgggcgtgatccagataacaTGCACAGACTGGTTGAAGCCGCATTCTCCAGGCTGCGCTGGCGAACCTCAACCGGGAGGCGAGTGGTAatggtctccacaagcggagaccaggCTTGATGACCACTCCATGAGTCTCGGATGCCTGGGTGGTCGGCTAAGGGCAGGGTAGCACCATGACCTCCAGCTGGCACACTGGCTGTGTCAACTTCATCAtaaagtggggtgagggtggagaagTGCAGAAAGGGGGCCCTCAGCGACACCACAGTGGGGTGTATTCACTTGGGAGGTTGAGGGGGTTCATGCCCATGTGTGAAGGGGGTCACAATGCCTGTGGGCAGGGGATGTGGGgggccctcaagctcacttagatattgggtcaccctttcaaaatggtgctgaCTTTCATGATATTGACTTTCAAATTACTGGGCTATGCCCTCATTTCCCCTGTTGGTAGTCTTTTGGTACTAACAGGGGTTCAATTCCAGGGGAATGAAACTCTCGTAGATCAAATGGCTGCATCCCTTAAAAGATTTCTGGGAAAACAGTAATTCCCATCCACTTTCTTCGCAAATGCACACAAACATTGCCGTGAAACAAAGGGCAGAGGATTCAATGATGGCTCAAGTTCGAGGTGAACCAAATGTTGGACAAAATTCCAATAGAGAGATGGCTTAATAATAGGTTTGAAAATGATTGTAACCCGAGCTAGTTTGAACGTTGGGACAAAAAGCATGCCTGAATCCAGTGATGGTCAATTCCTTCAACTGTACAATTTTGGACAGAGGCTGCACTTCTGcactgtgtggtgtggactggcttAACTGCTATCTGGGGTCTCTCGATGAGACAGACCAGAGGAAGGTCAGGGAGTACGAAATCGAAACCTTCAGGCCCAGAGACAACAATACAGTGAAATCCTCCAAACGGGTGGTCCTCCCTTGTAAGATCGCAGTGATCAATCTGTTTATCACTACTGATGTGTTTTATAGCGAGGTACCGCTATTGTTAAGTCGATCTGTGATGAAGGCTCCGATGACGCTGGGTATGGAGAATGGTCAATCTACAGTTTTGAACAATGTGTGGTGTTGCATTTTATTCAGTCTGCCCATTACTGCTTGCCactaagatttaatcacctgctaatgctcgcattccaagcattgtctggcatctttgaatctgtctatatatatatgtttctggaatatacctcttcattcacctgaggaaggagcagcgctccgaaagctagtgacatcgaaacaaacctgttggactttaacctggtgttgtaaaacttcttactgtgctcaccccagtccaacgccggcatctccacatcatggccactaAGAAAGGCACAGATTTCTTTGCCGACGATTCCATTAGGTTTTGTTAACTATGGAGAATCAAAACCCAGTGAGCAAAAAGATGAGAATTTGGAAATTACAAGGATAGTTTGCACAAAACTGAGCCATAAAACTGAGGACTCTACTTTGAGATGCAGGAATGCTTGATAAAAGATACAATGACCTTATTGAACAAGTCACTCCTCGGTGAAAAATCTGCATTAGAAATCGCATGGTACCACTGTATCCTGTTGTGAACTTGCCACTAGCTATGAGTTTAATGATGTAGTAGCGATGGATTTGAAAGTTTGGGACAAGGATAGAGTTATTTATCTATTATATTTCATAACCAGATTTAGCCTATCCACTGTGATACATTGTAAAGACAAAAAGGCCATTGTGGATCGGGCCATGGAAAATGGGTTGGAACAGGATTAGGAACACCAAAGAAGCTCCTGACAGATGATGGTGGAGAACTTGCCAATGAAGATGTGGTCCTGGCCCAAAGCCTGCTGGGGGATGTGGCCAAGTCGAGACACTGAAGAAACAAAAGACACATTGAGAGCTGAGAGCACAGATTCTTGAAACTGGAAACAAGACAGCTGATAGCGGCCCCCAACTGAGGTCGACGGTTATTGACAAAGGGCGTCAGAGGCGAGGGATGGAAATAGGTCTGGGAATGGTCACCAAGGATGAGGAAGGATGAGAGATATGTGGGTGTCAAATATAGCGGGCCAAAAACATTATCATTTTCTGTGGTCTGTCCGATGAAAGGGGAGGTAGTCACCAGTTACATGTAGGAATACACGTAGGCCAGTGGACAAACAGTCCCAAGAAAGATATAAATATCAATGCAGAAGTGACTAAGGTATGCAAAACTTCGAGGGAGAACAATCGCAGAAGATCTCAAGCCTCCAACTTGAAGACAGAGTCTGATCCCCGCTTGCGCGATTTGGGAGGTGAAGTCTTCACGATGTACTAAAATTATAGAATCccagcagtgcagaatgaggccacttggcccatcgagtctgcatcgaccctctgaaagagcatcctacccaagcccatgtcCCCACACGAAGGAGCAACTTAACATGATCAATCagtttaacctgcacatttttggactgtgggagaaaaccggagcacccagaggaaacccacgcagacacggggtgaacgtgcaaactccgtacagacactcactcaaggtcggaatcgaacccggctccctggcgccgtgaggcagcagtgctggccactgtgccaccTAACATTAGGTAAGTAGTTACAGTCTAACCTATGCTTATGAACTCATAGTGGTAGTACAGTAAGGGAGAATCATTTGCGTACTTTTAATACAGTTTGTCTTGTATGTTAAGCATTTGGAATTTTATATTATGTTTAGTAAAGAAGTGGTTAGTTAAAGGAGGTTAtgtctatcaatctatcaatcGACTGGAGTGAGGGTCCCGGTCAAGAGGAAATTTCAGGATATGTGTGCACATCAAAACATTGTAGTTATGCACATTGCAGCTCAGAGCCACTTTGTAATGGCTTTTGTGAAAGTGACCATGCATTAAGAGACGACATGTTACAACCTGGCTGATCAGCCAATATTTTATGTAAATTGCAAATGGCATTAACATGGTCGGTACATGCAAATAACTTTTTGCAAATGGTTGAAGCTACAGTCCATTTGGTGTGTGAAAGCTATCCAGAGTTGCTTTCTGTGCTATCAGATACTCTGTCCCGTTTTGTGCTATCAGAATCCTCGTACCGCTCTAGAAAGGACGAGCATTTTTCTGCTCATATGAATGTTTTGTatgcatagaatcatcgaattgctacagtgcagaaggaggccattcagcccatatttCCCGGCGAGATCCTATTTGGATGGTCAGTATTTAGCACCTTTCAATCCCTTTTAGCCTGGTTCCTGCAATGGTCCAGACAAACCCATTCCACGACCAAAACAATGGACCCCATCCAGGTGTGATGTCTCTGGCTCTCATGTTGATATATAAAAGATAAATATCCATTTCTCCTTAGCTGCTGGTGATGTTTGTTTGTATAATAACTGTTGTCTGGCACCATCAGTTTTCATGGTCGCCCAGTTTCTTTAATTGGATCTTTTGATGGCCCTATTTTGTCTTTGAGACCTCAATGCCCCAGTTTCTCACTTTCGGTATTGATATGTTTGAAGCTTAACCACATAACAGTACAGTTGAGGTTCGGCCTGTTTATTTGAAGTGTTTATGTCCATGAAGCTTTGGGGGTTTTATTTTTAATAAAAGTCCAGTTGGAGAGAATTCGGATCCTACCCCCTGCTGAGACATGCAGCTACTCAACAGCATGTTTCGCTCTGGATTGGTCACTGCAATCATTGAAATGAGCAGGCAACTTGCACAGCAACACACAATCGGTTTATGGTGAGAGCCCTGCACCCATTTTCAGGGCCTATTCAATTTTACCTGCAAAAACATTCCCTGTAAGTAGATATTCAGAATGCATCAAGTCAAACACAACATTTTGTCGGCAGTATTGCCCTGAATGAAGAATTTTCCACAAACTTTCATAATTTTAACCTAAATATAACAATCTGAAAATACACTCAAAATTCTTAGCTTCTCAGCAATAAAACGCAAAACCAGAATGTCCATCTACCTGAATGCAAAACACTTCTCTGTGAAATATTTGCCAATGGCTGTAGTTAATGATCAAGCAAGTCTGATGTGGAGTCGGCCAACCTCAGGTACTTGGCTTGCACTCTGCCTATTCTGCCAGTAATGCTACACtacccacaccagcaacaaaaatcACCACAAATTGTTCAGAGTTAAAACTCCTGGAAAGTGCATGCTGTGAGTTGAGAAGGTGCCTGCAGGACACAAACGTCTCTATCAGCTGCAAAATAAAAGAGGAATTTTGAATACACGCAGCATTTTAAATGAAGTTTATTTACATCTGCAAACAATGCATTTGACATGGATAAAAGAGGATCTATTGTGCACAATTTGATGGTGACAACAACAACTTGAAGACAGAGTCATCGTAAATCTAAGACATATTAATCATAAAGAATGACATATCAGAACACCAATAACTGCAAGGAATGACATGCAGAATATTTTTAATATTCAATCTAAACGGGTGCCCTTTTAATCACAAAAAGATGTTTACCTTTAATCACACAAGGTTTACTCACTATCAAATGTACTGAGTTTAAGCCAACTACACTTTCACAAGTAAAAGGAAGGCATATAGATGCAATGTCCTGCTTCCGAAACATCAATGCTAGGAGTGCATATTGAGTGCATATTGTGCTCCTGCAATCTGTCTTTTACCTCTTTTTCATTCCAATGGTTAAAGACTGCGTGCAAGGAAAGCTCAAGTTACCCAATATGCACCCTGGGAAGCACAGAAATACAAAATCTCCCCCAGCATGCAAAGTTCCAGCCTCCTCTTTCACGGCAAATAGGATTCCATGATGCACTTCACTAAAGCATATAAATTATCTTTCAAAACATTGACAAATCCTGATCTCAATTAAATAAGGTGTATTTTGCATTTGTGGATTTTTCATGCTTTCAATGCTGAGAACACATACTGAATTAGTTAAACAGGAAATGAAATTATTCATGAATATATGTGTATCCAGATAACCAGTAACAACTCATATGTTTAGCTGAAATTTATACCTGTATCAAATACTAATTCATGAAGAAGACAGAATTCCGTTTAAGTATATAAGGCCGACGGAATTTTCCAATGCGCACTTGTCTTTTCAGAATATAAGGATATTTTCTCTTTCCTTGTTTCTCTTTCTTGTATTCTGAATCTTCATGGTGACCATAGTCTTGGTGTGCCTGAAACAACTACAAAACATATGGCAATCACTGTAACACACCAGGCAGTATATATTAGGAAAACACTAGTAAGAGGAAGGCACCAGAAAACAATTTTCAAAGAGCGAGCCATTTGTTGGTGTCCAAAATCTAGTCATTAACAATGAAAGATTATGTGATATTTCATAACTGGACTGATCAGTATTGTTGTGCTGTTATAATGATACAATGCACtgatcactcataagggattgtgtaaacatgttgtgggttcatttatctaGACGAGGCAC
Encoded proteins:
- the nts gene encoding uncharacterized protein nts; this translates as MSIQMMWLLLFLSSNAVCSVSTAYTETTPTKGDLLDHLYALQLFQAHQDYGHHEDSEYKKEKQGKRKYPYILKRQVRIGKFRRPYILKRNSVFFMN